In one Staphylococcus lutrae genomic region, the following are encoded:
- a CDS encoding aldehyde dehydrogenase: MNPFQTQFEAVQNYFKTHATRPIKARKKALKQLAEQIKSNEQALMDALKKDLGKNEVESYATEIGYTLKSIHHTRKSMAKWAKKQAVDTPIILFPAKSFIVKEPLGTILIIAPFNYPVQLVFEPLIGAIAAGNTAIVKPSELTPNVAAVVETIIQNAFDPNYVSVAQGGAETIQSLLQLPFDHIFFTGSEKVGQIVYEAAARQLIPVTLELGGKSPTIIDHTANLKVASERICFGKFINAGQTCVAPDYILIDKSVKDDFIKVLKSTIREFYGPFPIQSEDLGCIVNTRHFERLNHLLEAQQSNIIYGGETSVEERKIAPTILDHVQTDDPIMKDEIFGPILPILTYEDLDEAIAIVQSKPKPLSLYLFSEDENVTNRILNELSFGSGAINDTLLQLANPKLPFGGVGASGIGRYHGQYSFDTFSHLKPYIFKTTKLETGLLFPPYKGKLGYVRKLMKK; the protein is encoded by the coding sequence TTGAACCCATTTCAAACGCAATTTGAAGCAGTACAAAATTATTTTAAAACACATGCGACACGCCCCATCAAAGCACGTAAAAAAGCCTTGAAGCAGTTAGCTGAGCAAATTAAGTCAAACGAGCAAGCATTGATGGACGCATTAAAAAAAGATTTAGGCAAAAATGAGGTGGAGTCATACGCAACAGAAATAGGCTACACGTTAAAAAGCATTCACCATACGCGTAAATCGATGGCGAAATGGGCGAAAAAGCAAGCTGTCGATACGCCTATCATTCTGTTTCCGGCAAAAAGTTTTATTGTGAAAGAGCCACTAGGTACAATCCTTATCATCGCACCTTTTAATTATCCAGTACAGTTAGTTTTCGAACCTTTAATTGGTGCTATCGCAGCAGGCAACACGGCCATTGTTAAACCATCAGAGTTAACACCCAATGTTGCTGCAGTCGTCGAAACCATCATTCAAAATGCATTCGATCCAAACTATGTATCTGTTGCTCAAGGCGGTGCAGAAACCATTCAATCACTGTTACAACTGCCGTTTGATCATATCTTTTTTACAGGAAGTGAAAAAGTAGGTCAAATTGTTTATGAAGCCGCTGCACGACAACTCATACCTGTCACTTTAGAACTCGGTGGAAAATCACCCACAATAATTGATCACACGGCTAATTTGAAAGTAGCGAGTGAACGTATCTGCTTTGGCAAATTTATTAATGCAGGGCAAACTTGTGTTGCGCCGGATTATATCCTTATCGATAAAAGCGTTAAAGACGATTTTATCAAAGTGCTCAAATCGACAATTCGTGAGTTTTACGGTCCCTTTCCGATTCAAAGTGAAGATTTAGGGTGCATTGTAAACACACGTCATTTTGAACGGTTAAATCATTTACTTGAAGCCCAACAATCAAACATCATATATGGGGGCGAAACGTCTGTTGAAGAACGTAAAATTGCACCGACTATTCTAGATCACGTTCAAACTGATGACCCCATTATGAAGGATGAAATTTTTGGTCCAATTCTTCCTATTTTGACCTATGAAGATTTAGATGAAGCCATTGCCATTGTTCAATCAAAACCTAAACCTTTATCATTGTACTTATTCAGTGAGGATGAAAATGTGACAAACCGCATATTAAATGAATTATCATTTGGTAGTGGCGCCATTAATGATACATTATTACAACTCGCGAATCCTAAACTCCCTTTCGGTGGTGTAGGCGCTTCGGGTATCGGTCGTTACCATGGCCAATATTCATTCGACACTTTTTCACATCTGAAACCATATATTTTTAAAACGACTAAGTTAGAAACCGGTTTGCTCTTTCCGCCATATAAAGGCAAGCTCGGTTACGTTCGTAAACTCATGAAAAAGTAA
- a CDS encoding C45 family autoproteolytic acyltransferase/hydolase, translating into MQHVSSDILTFRGTHYDYGVQTGEWLLRTAMLKNRVREWKKRVPRFDIDIESTYHIFQQFAPRIWDEIIGIQDVLKIPTKQAILNFAHYRFTQLPDSGCSVFVGPDYLIRNYDYHPATYDARYQLFHPTDGGYAQIGPMSRTTGRMDGMNEHGLAMAYNFMHRKKPANGFVCYMIGRLVLEYCKDVQEAIHFLSHLPHRSSFSYIVQDKTGQHAIVEVSPRSIDIRYDQTCTNHFKLLTHENRNYTKESEARLARVHAQIEQSDQTRFDIFKRFNHPEFEIYSKLFSSWSGTIHTSMYEPQKLWAWIALGENQSPVKIDFNQWLQGHPLNIHQIEGQLDTNIHFATH; encoded by the coding sequence ATGCAACATGTGTCATCAGATATACTTACTTTTCGTGGCACACATTATGATTACGGGGTTCAGACAGGTGAGTGGCTATTACGAACAGCGATGTTGAAAAATAGAGTACGTGAGTGGAAAAAACGTGTGCCTCGATTCGATATTGATATTGAATCAACCTATCACATTTTTCAACAATTCGCCCCTCGAATTTGGGACGAGATTATCGGGATTCAAGATGTATTGAAAATTCCTACAAAGCAAGCGATATTAAATTTTGCGCACTATCGTTTTACGCAGTTGCCTGATAGTGGCTGTTCCGTCTTTGTCGGTCCTGATTATTTAATTAGGAATTATGATTATCATCCTGCAACCTATGATGCACGTTACCAATTATTTCACCCTACTGACGGGGGCTATGCACAAATCGGTCCAATGTCTCGTACAACTGGACGTATGGATGGTATGAATGAACATGGCTTAGCCATGGCCTATAATTTTATGCATCGTAAAAAGCCGGCTAACGGATTTGTATGCTATATGATTGGTCGACTGGTACTTGAATATTGTAAAGATGTTCAAGAAGCCATTCACTTTTTAAGCCACTTACCTCATCGAAGTTCATTTAGCTATATTGTCCAAGATAAAACAGGACAACACGCTATTGTTGAAGTAAGTCCACGCAGTATTGATATTCGGTATGATCAAACTTGCACGAATCATTTTAAACTTTTGACACATGAAAATCGCAATTATACAAAAGAATCTGAAGCGCGTTTGGCACGTGTACACGCTCAAATTGAACAGTCAGATCAGACCCGCTTTGACATATTCAAAAGATTCAATCACCCTGAATTTGAAATTTATAGCAAATTATTTTCAAGTTGGAGCGGCACGATTCATACATCGATGTACGAACCTCAAAAATTGTGGGCATGGATCGCATTAGGAGAAAATCAATCACCTGTCAAAATAGATTTTAATCAATGGTTACAAGGGCATCCGTTGAACATCCACCAAATAGAAGGGCAACTGGATACAAACATCCATTTTGCCACACACTGA
- a CDS encoding lactonase family protein, with protein MVKGYIGSYTKSEGKGIYRFELNEQSGRIETVETGYELNASTYLAQYQDTLLAVTKEGDKAGLASFKIDKEGQLEKTGASLTSLKGSGCYVAISPDGQYAFEAVYGDGVARIYALDAENQRITRLIEEVMHDYPHGPNVARQEKSHVHYLDVTPEQKYVVAVDLGADLLVTYHYGDQGLEVAHRTALEPGDGPRHLVYHKTGRYAYVVNELSNTVVVMTYDDGRFIEQERHLTIPEDFLHPTKLAAVRISHDQRFLYVSNRGHDSIAIFKLLDDGARLELVDIVASGGAFPRDFNITNDDAYLVVAHETGASEVVVFRRDEASGQLTLIDHQQSAPEGVCVKFLDVSHL; from the coding sequence ATGGTAAAAGGCTACATTGGATCTTATACAAAATCAGAAGGGAAAGGGATTTATCGTTTCGAGTTAAATGAACAGTCTGGACGTATAGAAACGGTTGAAACGGGTTATGAACTGAATGCATCAACGTATCTCGCACAGTATCAAGATACACTGCTTGCTGTGACGAAAGAAGGAGACAAAGCTGGATTAGCTTCATTTAAAATTGATAAAGAAGGTCAGCTTGAAAAGACAGGTGCATCATTAACATCATTAAAAGGGTCAGGATGCTACGTGGCGATTTCACCGGATGGACAATATGCGTTTGAAGCTGTATATGGGGATGGTGTCGCACGTATTTATGCTTTAGATGCTGAAAACCAACGTATTACACGATTAATCGAAGAAGTGATGCATGACTATCCCCATGGGCCGAATGTTGCGCGACAAGAGAAATCGCACGTGCACTACTTAGATGTGACGCCTGAACAAAAGTATGTCGTTGCTGTTGACTTAGGCGCTGATTTACTAGTGACATATCATTATGGGGATCAAGGGTTAGAAGTCGCTCATCGCACAGCGTTAGAACCTGGTGATGGGCCAAGACATTTGGTCTATCATAAAACGGGCCGCTATGCTTATGTGGTCAATGAACTTTCGAATACGGTTGTAGTGATGACCTATGACGATGGGCGTTTTATCGAACAAGAACGTCATTTAACAATCCCTGAAGATTTTTTACACCCTACGAAATTAGCGGCAGTGAGAATTTCTCATGATCAACGCTTTTTATATGTCAGCAATCGCGGTCATGACAGTATTGCGATTTTTAAATTGTTAGACGACGGCGCACGTTTGGAACTTGTCGATATCGTGGCAAGTGGTGGCGCATTTCCGAGAGATTTCAATATCACAAATGATGATGCTTATTTAGTTGTGGCACATGAAACTGGGGCATCAGAAGTCGTTGTATTTCGCCGAGATGAAGCATCAGGGCAACTGACTTTGATTGATCATCAACAATCTGCACCAGAAGGCGTATGTGTGAAATTTTTGGATGTATCCCATTTGTAA